In the genome of Candidatus Poribacteria bacterium, one region contains:
- the rpsC gene encoding 30S ribosomal protein S3 encodes MGQKTHPRGLRLGIIENWDSKWYNEKEYAQWLHEDLKIQSFIKERLSRAGISRIEIERVGDRCNIHIHTARPGIVIGRRGVEAEKLQADLEHILQTDSGSNGEKTVRINVTEIKRPELDAQLVAEAVALQIVRRSNFRQAMKKSIIASMKAGAQGAKISIGGRLGGAEMARSESNIEGRVPLHTLRANIDYGFAEADTTYGKIGIKTWIFKGEIIGRPELPGTGSPSSRAMEVPTDSSERRPARFSEREGPPARSEGRPRRRRDQDRRRGPRRTNRENTRS; translated from the coding sequence GTGGGACAGAAAACGCACCCGCGTGGACTACGCCTAGGCATCATTGAAAATTGGGACTCGAAATGGTACAACGAGAAAGAGTATGCCCAATGGCTTCATGAGGATTTGAAAATTCAGTCTTTCATTAAGGAAAGATTGTCACGTGCCGGCATTTCTCGTATCGAAATCGAAAGGGTTGGCGATAGGTGTAATATTCATATACATACAGCGCGCCCTGGTATCGTCATTGGCCGGCGTGGTGTTGAAGCAGAAAAGTTACAAGCAGACTTAGAGCACATCCTGCAGACAGATTCAGGGTCAAACGGTGAGAAGACTGTTCGGATTAATGTCACCGAAATTAAGCGCCCTGAATTAGATGCCCAACTTGTCGCTGAAGCGGTTGCACTGCAAATTGTACGCAGATCCAATTTTAGGCAGGCAATGAAGAAAAGTATTATCGCTTCAATGAAAGCCGGCGCCCAAGGGGCTAAAATCAGTATCGGTGGTCGACTTGGAGGCGCTGAAATGGCACGCTCCGAATCAAATATTGAAGGCAGGGTGCCGCTGCATACGCTCAGAGCGAATATCGATTATGGCTTTGCTGAAGCCGATACAACCTACGGTAAGATTGGCATTAAAACGTGGATCTTTAAGGGCGAGATTATTGGCAGACCGGAGCTTCCAGGAACAGGTTCCCCTTCCAGCCGTGCTATGGAGGTGCCAACTGATTCTTCTGAAAGACGGCCAGCACGCTTTTCGGAGAGAGAAGGTCCACCAGCGAGATCTGAAGGTAGACCCAGACGAAGAAGAGATCAGGATAGGCGACGGGGACCACGTAGAACCAATCGTGAGAATACAAGATCGTAA
- the rplV gene encoding 50S ribosomal protein L22, translating into MEARASIRNVPIAPRKARLVADLVKDQYVEEAINQLTFTHKAASPVIRKLIQSATANARHNAQQQGATIDESNLVVKQIVVNDGITRRWFRPRARGMANRILHRRCHITVVLDEEESEDEY; encoded by the coding sequence ATGGAGGCTCGAGCAAGTATCCGAAACGTGCCGATTGCCCCGCGCAAAGCGCGTTTGGTCGCTGATTTAGTTAAGGATCAATACGTCGAAGAGGCAATAAATCAATTAACATTTACACATAAAGCAGCCTCTCCTGTAATCCGCAAACTGATTCAATCAGCTACCGCGAATGCACGACATAATGCACAACAGCAGGGTGCCACTATTGACGAGAGCAATCTAGTTGTCAAACAGATTGTCGTCAACGATGGCATTACCCGACGATGGTTTCGCCCACGGGCACGAGGTATGGCAAACAGGATCTTACATCGTAGGTGCCATATTACAGTCGTACTAGACGAAGAGGAAAGTGAAGATGAGTATTGA